The following proteins are co-located in the Nitrospira sp. genome:
- a CDS encoding ImmA/IrrE family metallo-endopeptidase, translated as MITRIPTRVILPFGYRISVRQLTDAEMDKQDSNSDGIWDEETKTIYIRKRLPVTRRRYILAHELGHAWLDWQHRYLDEGKARN; from the coding sequence GTGATTACGCGAATCCCGACTCGAGTTATTCTTCCGTTCGGCTATCGCATTTCGGTCCGCCAACTCACGGACGCCGAAATGGATAAGCAGGATTCCAATTCTGATGGGATCTGGGACGAGGAAACCAAGACGATTTATATTCGCAAACGTCTCCCGGTGACACGGCGCCGCTATATTCTCGCCCATGAACTCGGACATGCCTGGCTGGACTGGCAGCACCGGTATCTCGATGAAGGAAAAGCCCGCAACTGA
- the ricT gene encoding regulatory iron-sulfur-containing complex subunit RicT, with product MDQAIIEELSKGYPHSVRLTEVKVRDRGEVKKLDAGELPLHVGDRVLLEVDGEVTYGVVYAEPYRTPFIPPMRVLKPILRKASSEDAALIARLERLSHEATSYCRAKASEFKLRLKLVEVFGALQRRQLTFVYTADDRIDFRELVRDLARRFGGRIEMRQVGVREEARRLGGIDTCGLVLCCASFLTEVKPVTVKQARTLGLQVEDPRLLGVCGRLKCCLMFEMMDAQGNIPQSAQKLITPTKSNPSTITS from the coding sequence ATGGATCAGGCCATTATTGAAGAATTGTCAAAGGGATATCCCCACTCGGTCAGGCTGACCGAGGTCAAGGTGCGCGATCGCGGGGAAGTCAAGAAGCTCGATGCCGGAGAGTTGCCGCTGCATGTCGGCGACCGGGTCTTGCTCGAAGTGGATGGCGAAGTGACGTATGGGGTGGTCTATGCCGAGCCCTATCGCACGCCGTTCATTCCGCCGATGCGTGTCTTGAAACCTATCCTGCGCAAAGCCAGTTCGGAGGATGCGGCGCTGATTGCCCGGCTTGAGCGGCTGTCACACGAGGCCACCAGCTATTGTCGGGCGAAAGCCTCGGAGTTCAAACTCCGTCTGAAACTGGTTGAAGTGTTCGGCGCGCTGCAGCGGCGGCAGCTCACGTTTGTCTACACGGCCGACGATCGCATCGATTTCCGCGAGCTCGTGCGGGACCTGGCCCGGCGCTTTGGCGGCCGCATCGAAATGCGGCAGGTCGGTGTGCGTGAAGAAGCGCGGCGGCTTGGGGGCATCGATACCTGCGGGCTGGTCCTCTGCTGCGCGAGTTTTCTCACCGAAGTGAAGCCCGTGACGGTGAAGCAAGCCAGAACACTGGGCCTGCAAGTGGAAGACCCCCGGTTGCTCGGTGTCTGCGGGCGGCTCAAATGCTGCCTCATGTTTGAAATGATGGATGCGCAGGGCAATATCCCGCAGTCCGCGCAGAAGCTGATCACACCCACCAAGTCCAATCCCTCAACGATTACGTCCTAG
- a CDS encoding YdcF family protein, whose translation MELTPFFFVLYKLVKYGVYPLTWVVGLAGLTLILAWLPATPARQRHIRLAATMTCLTLLFTTTPLVAKPLTSLLESWPVNQPGPSAPPAQAIVVLGGGIHDKGTLRPSIELSPESRLRTICGADLFHQGLAPAFLITGGDLSLFGSGPTEPATMKEWAIRLGVPAPAILTDDHARTTYENALGTKRLLGEQASILLVSSAGHLWRATALFEKQGFHVTPYACGFHAKHRVMDAWKDLTLFDLLPASWALQRTTEVAEETAGMILYRLAGKL comes from the coding sequence ATGGAACTCACCCCATTCTTCTTCGTCCTCTACAAACTCGTCAAGTACGGCGTGTACCCCTTGACCTGGGTCGTTGGCTTGGCCGGCCTCACCCTCATCCTCGCCTGGCTCCCGGCCACACCGGCGCGTCAGCGCCACATCCGCCTGGCCGCGACCATGACCTGCCTCACCCTGCTGTTCACCACGACCCCCCTCGTGGCCAAACCCCTCACGAGCCTGCTCGAAAGCTGGCCCGTGAATCAACCCGGCCCCTCTGCTCCCCCTGCGCAGGCCATCGTAGTGCTCGGCGGGGGGATTCACGACAAAGGCACGCTTCGGCCATCGATTGAGCTTTCGCCGGAGTCGCGGCTGCGCACCATCTGCGGCGCCGACCTATTCCACCAGGGGCTCGCACCGGCCTTCCTCATCACGGGCGGAGATCTCAGTCTCTTCGGGTCCGGCCCTACGGAGCCCGCTACCATGAAAGAGTGGGCCATCCGGCTTGGGGTCCCGGCACCGGCCATCCTCACCGATGATCACGCCAGAACCACCTATGAAAATGCGCTGGGCACCAAACGGCTGCTCGGCGAACAGGCCTCGATCCTGCTCGTCAGCTCAGCCGGCCACCTGTGGCGCGCCACCGCCCTCTTCGAAAAGCAGGGATTTCACGTCACACCCTACGCCTGTGGATTTCATGCCAAACACCGGGTGATGGACGCCTGGAAAGATCTCACGCTCTTCGATCTCCTGCCGGCAAGCTGGGCCTTGCAACGCACAACCGAAGTGGCGGAGGAAACGGCCGGCATGATCCTGTACCGGCTGGCAGGCAAACTATAA
- a CDS encoding EVE domain-containing protein, giving the protein MAPSRRYWLMKSEPSVFSIDDLARGPNRSTCWDGVRNYQARNYMRAMQEGDQVLFYHSNATPPAIVGIAEVINTVYPDPTQFERSNQHFDPKSDPLKPRWDMVEIRHVRTFAEPLSLTRLRDEPALKGMVLLQKGSRLSVQPVAEKEWRHILNMAGA; this is encoded by the coding sequence ATGGCTCCATCTCGGCGCTATTGGCTGATGAAATCGGAACCGTCGGTCTTTTCGATTGACGATCTGGCGCGCGGCCCCAATCGCAGCACCTGTTGGGACGGCGTGCGGAACTATCAGGCCAGAAATTATATGCGGGCCATGCAGGAGGGCGATCAGGTGCTGTTTTATCACAGCAATGCCACGCCTCCCGCGATTGTGGGAATAGCGGAAGTCATCAATACGGTCTATCCGGACCCGACTCAGTTTGAACGGTCGAACCAGCATTTCGATCCCAAGAGCGATCCCTTGAAGCCCCGTTGGGACATGGTCGAGATTCGGCATGTCCGGACATTCGCTGAGCCTCTCTCTCTGACGCGTTTGCGGGACGAGCCGGCGCTCAAAGGGATGGTGCTGCTCCAGAAGGGATCGCGGCTGTCCGTTCAGCCGGTGGCCGAAAAGGAATGGCGTCATATTCTGAACATGGCTGGGGCGTGA